A region of Pseudarthrobacter sp. NIBRBAC000502770 DNA encodes the following proteins:
- a CDS encoding glutamate--cysteine ligase, whose product MRTFGVEEELLIVDPESGEPLALADALLAGRRVAADDAPVELESRHAGNQADYDDEMGLSAELKLEQIETQTRPCTDYGSLLEQIRAGRALADQAAQKHGARVAALATSPVASPSHTTPDPRYARMLERFGLTAQEQLTCGFHVHTFIESPEEGVAVLDRIRDKLAVLTALSANSPFWNGVPTGFESYRTQAWNRWPTAGPAGIYGTYPAYRRVVTRLLDSGVMLDEGMLYFDARLSRNHPTVEVRVADVCLRAGDAALIAVLVRALVESAGREWREDVDPAPVPTVLLRMASWQASSAGLSGELLDFGNFRPAPAADVVRSLVDYLAPVLAEQGELALARQGVEDIISRGTGAAEQRRARDKALAGQPPEDMGFGAVVRQAVHLTMRDTLDLSDMADTPELLRVRQA is encoded by the coding sequence ATGCGTACATTCGGCGTCGAGGAAGAACTCCTGATTGTTGATCCGGAGTCCGGGGAGCCGCTTGCCCTGGCCGATGCCCTCCTCGCTGGCCGGCGCGTGGCAGCCGATGATGCGCCGGTGGAGCTGGAAAGCCGCCATGCCGGCAACCAGGCGGATTACGACGACGAGATGGGCTTGAGTGCCGAGCTCAAGCTTGAGCAGATCGAGACACAGACCCGGCCGTGCACCGACTACGGAAGCCTGCTGGAACAGATCCGGGCCGGCCGGGCGCTGGCGGACCAGGCTGCCCAAAAGCACGGGGCCCGGGTTGCGGCGCTCGCCACCTCTCCCGTGGCCTCGCCCAGCCACACCACGCCGGACCCGCGCTATGCCAGGATGCTGGAACGCTTTGGCCTCACCGCCCAGGAGCAGCTGACCTGCGGTTTCCACGTCCACACCTTCATTGAATCGCCGGAGGAAGGCGTGGCGGTCCTGGACCGGATCCGCGACAAGCTGGCGGTGCTCACGGCACTGAGCGCCAACTCGCCATTTTGGAATGGCGTCCCCACCGGTTTCGAAAGCTACCGGACCCAGGCCTGGAACCGCTGGCCCACTGCGGGCCCGGCAGGTATTTACGGGACGTATCCCGCGTACCGCCGCGTGGTGACCCGGCTGCTGGACAGCGGCGTCATGCTCGATGAGGGCATGCTGTATTTCGACGCCCGTCTCTCCCGGAACCATCCGACGGTGGAAGTGCGGGTGGCGGACGTGTGCCTCCGTGCCGGGGACGCAGCCCTCATCGCGGTGCTGGTACGGGCATTGGTGGAATCCGCGGGCCGGGAATGGCGCGAGGACGTGGATCCCGCGCCTGTACCCACAGTCCTGCTGCGGATGGCGTCCTGGCAGGCCAGCAGCGCCGGGCTGAGCGGCGAACTCCTGGACTTCGGCAACTTCAGGCCCGCACCGGCCGCGGACGTGGTCCGTTCCCTGGTGGACTACCTTGCCCCCGTCCTGGCCGAACAGGGGGAGCTGGCCCTGGCCAGGCAGGGGGTGGAGGACATCATTTCCCGCGGAACCGGGGCCGCTGAACAGCGCCGTGCCCGCGACAAGGCCCTGGCGGGGCAGCCGCCTGAGGACATGGGGTTCGGTGCCGTGGTGCGGCAGGCCGTCCACCTGACGATGCGCGACACGCTGGACCTGTCAGACATGGCGGACACGCCCGAGCTGCTGCGCGTGCGGCAGGCCTGA
- a CDS encoding UDP-N-acetylglucosamine 1-carboxyvinyltransferase codes for MTQRTAEHVAAMLRDARGEKGWTQGQLAAELGTSQSAVARMEQGKQNLSLKMIQRLENIFDRSIVNVAKPRMTHLRVEGGRTLSGAVDVNSSKNAGVALLCASLINRGTTVLRRLARIEEVNRIVEVLTSIGVECTWLNDTDLRLRRPAVLDLDAMDVDAARRTRSVIMLLGPLLDESREYRLPYAGGCDLGTRTVEPHMQALREFDLSVEATAGFYTVQAPPADSRDRSFVLTERGDTVTENAIMAAAHRPGTTVIRNASPNYMVQDLCFYLQMLGVAIEGVGTTTLRITGRPVIDAEIEYFPSEDPIEAMSLITAGIVTNSEVTVRRVPIEFMEIELATLGQMGQKLEISGEYMARNGRTRLVDVTTKPSELRAPEDKIHPMPFPGLNIDNLPFFAVIAANAHGQTMIHDWVYENRAIYLTELNRLGAQVQLLDPHRIYVNGPTKWRAAEVGCPPALRPAACLLLAMLAARGVSELRNIYVIERGYEDLAERLNTIGAKVEYFQD; via the coding sequence ATGACCCAGAGAACCGCTGAACACGTTGCCGCCATGCTGAGGGACGCCCGGGGCGAGAAAGGGTGGACCCAGGGCCAGCTGGCCGCCGAACTCGGCACCAGCCAAAGTGCCGTGGCGCGGATGGAACAGGGCAAGCAGAACCTGAGCCTGAAAATGATCCAGCGGCTGGAAAACATCTTTGACCGCAGCATCGTGAACGTGGCCAAGCCGCGGATGACGCACCTGCGGGTGGAGGGCGGCCGCACCCTGTCCGGCGCCGTTGACGTCAACAGCAGCAAGAACGCCGGCGTGGCACTGCTGTGCGCCAGCCTGATCAACCGCGGCACCACCGTGCTGCGCCGCCTGGCCCGGATCGAGGAAGTCAACCGCATCGTCGAGGTGCTGACCAGCATCGGCGTCGAGTGCACGTGGCTCAATGACACGGACCTCCGCCTGCGCCGCCCCGCCGTCCTGGACCTGGACGCCATGGACGTGGACGCGGCACGCCGCACCCGCAGCGTCATCATGCTGCTGGGCCCCCTGCTGGATGAGTCCCGGGAGTACCGGCTGCCCTACGCCGGCGGCTGCGACCTGGGCACCCGGACCGTGGAGCCCCACATGCAGGCACTGCGCGAGTTCGACCTGTCAGTGGAGGCCACGGCCGGGTTCTACACCGTGCAGGCCCCGCCCGCGGATAGCCGGGACCGCTCCTTCGTCCTCACCGAACGGGGGGACACCGTTACCGAGAATGCGATCATGGCGGCGGCCCACCGGCCCGGAACAACCGTGATCCGCAACGCCAGCCCCAACTACATGGTGCAGGACCTCTGCTTTTACCTGCAGATGCTCGGGGTGGCCATCGAGGGCGTGGGAACCACCACCCTGCGGATCACCGGCAGGCCCGTGATCGACGCCGAGATCGAGTATTTCCCGTCCGAGGACCCCATCGAGGCCATGAGCCTGATTACGGCCGGCATCGTCACCAACTCCGAGGTCACGGTCCGCCGGGTCCCCATCGAGTTCATGGAAATCGAACTGGCCACGCTGGGCCAGATGGGCCAGAAGCTCGAAATATCCGGCGAATACATGGCCCGCAACGGCCGCACCCGGCTGGTGGACGTCACCACCAAGCCCTCCGAGCTGCGTGCCCCCGAGGACAAGATCCACCCCATGCCGTTCCCCGGGCTGAACATCGACAACCTGCCCTTCTTCGCCGTCATTGCAGCGAACGCCCATGGCCAGACCATGATCCACGACTGGGTTTACGAGAACCGGGCCATCTACCTGACGGAGCTGAACCGGCTCGGCGCACAGGTGCAGCTGCTGGACCCGCACCGGATCTACGTCAACGGCCCCACGAAGTGGCGCGCCGCCGAGGTGGGCTGCCCGCCGGCGCTCCGCCCGGCCGCCTGCCTGCTGCTGGCCATGCTGGCCGCGCGGGGCGTGTCCGAGCTGCGGAACATCTATGTGATCGAGCGGGGCTACGAGGACCTGGCGGAGCGGCTGAACACCATCGGCGCCAAGGTGGAGTACTTCCAGGACTAG
- a CDS encoding energy-coupling factor transporter transmembrane protein EcfT, with the protein MRQELTLSGNHALLARANPLSKFAAVLLITAVLALSIDWVSASVALAFELMLFPLAGLTVSLLWQRGWPLILAAAIGGWSTAILAPDSGRILLDVGIWSMSEGSLQLGIGFLLRGFAIALPAVLLMSCTDPTDLADALAQKARLPHRFVLGTLAAMRLVGLMAEEWQTIGMARRARGVGARGSLVQRVKATLGQSFGLLVQAIRRASRLAVTMEARGFGGGRRTWARESTFSPLDSWVVAGGVLVAGLALVAAVSAGTWNMVWLGS; encoded by the coding sequence ATGAGGCAGGAACTCACCTTGAGCGGCAACCATGCACTCCTGGCCCGCGCCAACCCGCTCAGCAAGTTCGCGGCGGTCCTGCTCATCACGGCGGTCCTGGCCTTGTCCATCGACTGGGTGTCCGCCTCAGTGGCCCTCGCCTTCGAACTGATGCTGTTCCCCCTTGCCGGGCTCACCGTGTCCCTGCTGTGGCAGCGCGGATGGCCGCTGATCCTCGCCGCAGCCATCGGAGGCTGGAGTACCGCCATCCTGGCGCCGGACAGCGGCAGGATCCTGCTCGACGTCGGCATCTGGAGCATGAGCGAAGGTTCCCTCCAGTTGGGCATCGGCTTCCTCCTGCGCGGCTTTGCGATCGCCCTGCCCGCGGTGCTCCTGATGAGCTGCACCGACCCCACGGACCTGGCGGATGCACTGGCGCAAAAGGCCCGCCTGCCGCACCGGTTCGTCCTGGGCACCCTCGCCGCGATGCGCCTGGTGGGGCTCATGGCAGAGGAGTGGCAGACCATCGGGATGGCGCGCCGTGCCCGGGGCGTGGGCGCCCGCGGCAGCCTCGTCCAGCGGGTGAAGGCGACGCTGGGCCAGAGCTTCGGACTGCTGGTCCAGGCCATCAGGCGGGCGTCGAGGCTCGCCGTGACCATGGAAGCGCGTGGGTTCGGCGGGGGCCGGCGGACGTGGGCCAGGGAATCCACCTTCAGCCCGCTGGACTCCTGGGTGGTTGCCGGCGGTGTGCTGGTGGCCGGACTGGCCCTGGTGGCGGCCGTCTCTGCCGGCACGTGGAACATGGTCTGGCTGGGCAGCTGA